A genomic window from Chitinophaga pollutisoli includes:
- a CDS encoding efflux RND transporter permease subunit, with the protein MLRTFILRPVLSTVVSIILLLLGIISYFALPVTLFPDIAPPSVTVTAVYPGANAEVVARSVANPIEESVNGVENMTYMTSNSNNDGSMVLTVYFKQGTDPDIAAVNVQNRVSKATSQLPAEVVTAGISTQKVQNGFIMFMGLYSENPKEYDEKFLQNYIKINLIPQIQRVPGVAQAQIFGAKDYSMRVWLKPDRLAANNLAPQDVLNAIRDQNIESAPGRLGESSSETFEFVLKYKGKLSLNEDYENIVIKANSDGSMLRLKDVARIEFGALNYGANNLLDGKPAAGFAIIQTAGSNANEILDNIEHLLVDFKATLPTGVKTVVMYNAKDFLDASIHQVRETLVIAFLLVFLVVYLFLQDLRSTLIPAIAVPVAILGTFFFLQLFGFSINLLTLFALVLAIGIVVDDAIVVVEAVHAKMEHTRWPARKATLKSMDEISGAVISITLVMMAVFIPVGFMEGPAGVFYRQFAFTLAIAIMISAINALTLSPALCALFLKPEHGEHGQKTGFGSRFFNAFNAGFRSMTNRYIKSLNFLIKRKAIAIGLLVIVAIVSFILVQKTPTGFIPTEDQGFVLYALNTPPGSSLDRTHKSTSKIDEKLRQFPSVKHTWTVDGFNFISNAAASPYAAGFVRLKDKEDRGDVDNIDQITGMMYGPASELKDASAFFFNFPTVQGFGNVSGFEFMLQDKQGRPLDQLGNNAWAFIGALMQRPEIGAAFTTFSAGNPQYKVEVDNFKAKQLGVSVSDLMQTMQIYYGSSYVSDFNRFGKYYRVVAQADIPYRTDIHSLDGIYVKNSQGEMVPVKSMVSLKRVYGPETVTRNNMFNAVTINGTPKPGYSTGDAIKAIEETAKTALPQGYGYEWTGATREEIKAGDQQIYIFLLSIIFVYFLLAAQFESYVLPLAIILTIPTGILGVFAFIGFAGLDNNIYVQIGMIMLIGLLAKNAILIVEFAVQRRRNGMGLLESALAGARARLRPILMTSFAFIVGLIPLVFVQKGSAVGNHSIGYSAIGGMLTGVILGVFIIPVLYVIFQFLQEKITGRPGLRVYEEEMEMEEATV; encoded by the coding sequence AGAACATTTATATTAAGGCCGGTGCTTTCAACGGTAGTGTCGATAATCCTGCTATTATTGGGCATTATCTCCTACTTTGCCCTGCCTGTTACGTTGTTTCCCGACATCGCGCCGCCCAGCGTGACCGTGACGGCCGTCTACCCCGGCGCCAACGCTGAAGTAGTGGCCCGGTCCGTGGCCAACCCAATAGAGGAATCGGTGAACGGGGTGGAGAACATGACCTACATGACCTCCAACTCCAATAACGACGGCAGCATGGTGTTGACCGTCTATTTCAAACAGGGGACCGATCCTGATATCGCTGCCGTGAACGTGCAGAACAGGGTGTCCAAAGCCACCAGCCAGTTACCCGCAGAAGTGGTGACCGCGGGCATCAGCACGCAGAAGGTGCAGAACGGTTTCATTATGTTCATGGGGTTGTATAGCGAAAACCCTAAGGAATACGATGAAAAGTTCCTGCAAAACTATATCAAGATCAACCTGATCCCCCAAATTCAACGTGTGCCCGGCGTAGCGCAGGCGCAGATCTTCGGCGCCAAGGACTATTCCATGCGTGTCTGGCTGAAGCCCGACCGCCTTGCAGCCAATAACCTGGCCCCGCAGGACGTGTTGAACGCGATCAGGGACCAGAACATCGAATCCGCCCCCGGCCGTTTGGGCGAAAGCAGCTCGGAGACCTTTGAATTTGTATTGAAATACAAAGGCAAACTGAGCCTGAATGAGGACTACGAGAATATTGTCATAAAAGCCAACAGCGACGGCTCTATGCTTCGTTTGAAAGACGTGGCCCGTATAGAATTCGGAGCGCTCAACTACGGCGCGAATAACCTGCTGGATGGCAAACCGGCCGCTGGTTTTGCTATTATTCAGACGGCCGGCTCCAACGCCAATGAGATCCTTGATAACATCGAGCATCTGCTGGTGGATTTTAAGGCCACGCTGCCTACCGGCGTAAAGACGGTGGTGATGTACAACGCCAAGGACTTCCTGGACGCCTCCATACACCAGGTTCGTGAAACGCTCGTGATCGCATTTTTGCTGGTGTTCCTCGTGGTATACCTGTTCCTGCAGGACCTCCGCTCTACTTTGATCCCTGCTATTGCAGTGCCGGTGGCCATTTTAGGCACATTCTTCTTCCTTCAGCTGTTTGGTTTCAGCATCAACCTGCTCACCCTGTTCGCACTCGTGCTGGCAATCGGTATCGTGGTGGATGATGCGATAGTGGTGGTGGAAGCGGTGCACGCCAAAATGGAACATACGCGATGGCCCGCAAGAAAAGCCACCCTGAAGTCAATGGATGAAATATCAGGAGCCGTTATTTCCATTACCCTGGTGATGATGGCGGTATTTATACCCGTTGGTTTTATGGAAGGCCCCGCAGGTGTGTTCTATAGGCAGTTTGCATTTACGCTGGCCATCGCTATCATGATCTCTGCGATCAATGCATTGACCCTGAGCCCCGCGCTGTGTGCCCTGTTCTTAAAACCTGAACATGGTGAGCATGGCCAGAAGACAGGATTCGGCAGCCGTTTCTTTAACGCCTTCAACGCCGGTTTCCGTTCTATGACCAACCGGTACATCAAGAGCCTTAATTTCCTGATCAAGCGGAAGGCGATTGCCATCGGTCTGCTGGTTATTGTAGCCATCGTATCTTTTATATTGGTTCAAAAGACGCCTACCGGATTTATTCCCACGGAAGACCAGGGCTTTGTATTATATGCCCTGAACACGCCTCCGGGCAGCTCTTTGGACAGAACGCATAAGTCTACGTCAAAAATAGACGAAAAGCTCCGCCAATTCCCATCGGTGAAACATACCTGGACGGTGGACGGCTTTAACTTCATCAGCAATGCCGCCGCATCTCCTTATGCCGCAGGGTTTGTACGCCTGAAAGACAAAGAGGATAGAGGTGACGTGGATAATATCGACCAGATCACCGGCATGATGTATGGACCGGCAAGCGAGCTGAAAGACGCCAGCGCCTTCTTCTTCAACTTCCCGACGGTGCAGGGTTTTGGTAACGTGAGCGGTTTTGAGTTCATGCTGCAGGATAAACAAGGGCGCCCGCTGGACCAGCTGGGCAACAACGCCTGGGCCTTTATCGGCGCCCTGATGCAAAGACCAGAGATCGGCGCGGCATTCACCACCTTCTCCGCGGGTAACCCCCAGTACAAGGTAGAAGTGGATAATTTTAAGGCCAAACAATTGGGCGTATCCGTCAGCGATCTGATGCAGACCATGCAGATTTATTACGGCAGCAGTTATGTTTCGGACTTTAACCGTTTTGGAAAGTACTATCGTGTGGTAGCGCAGGCTGATATACCTTATCGTACAGACATCCACTCGCTCGATGGAATTTACGTGAAGAACAGCCAGGGTGAAATGGTGCCGGTGAAATCGATGGTGTCGCTGAAACGTGTATATGGTCCCGAAACGGTAACCCGCAACAACATGTTCAATGCCGTTACCATCAATGGTACACCCAAGCCGGGTTATAGTACGGGTGATGCCATCAAGGCCATCGAGGAGACTGCAAAAACGGCGTTGCCGCAAGGTTATGGATACGAATGGACCGGTGCCACCCGCGAGGAGATCAAAGCCGGCGACCAGCAGATCTACATCTTCCTGCTCAGTATCATATTCGTATACTTCCTGCTGGCAGCCCAGTTCGAAAGCTATGTGTTGCCGCTCGCAATTATCCTCACCATACCGACCGGTATCCTTGGTGTATTCGCCTTCATCGGATTTGCCGGCCTGGACAATAACATCTATGTACAGATCGGTATGATCATGCTGATAGGCCTGCTGGCGAAAAACGCCATCCTGATCGTGGAATTTGCCGTGCAGCGACGGCGCAACGGGATGGGCCTGCTCGAATCGGCGCTTGCCGGGGCAAGGGCCAGGCTTCGTCCTATCCTGATGACTTCATTCGCCTTTATCGTAGGTTTGATACCCCTGGTATTTGTGCAGAAAGGCTCCGCAGTGGGTAACCACTCCATTGGTTATAGCGCCATCGGCGGTATGTTGACCGGTGTGATCCTGGGTGTATTTATCATTCCTGTGCTGTATGTGATATTCCAGTTCTTACAGGAAAAAATAACCGGCCGCCCCGGCTTAAGAGTTTATGAAGAAGAGATGGAAATGGAAGAAGCAACCGTATAA
- a CDS encoding efflux transporter outer membrane subunit yields the protein MTQYSKYLIAILTAASFAACKVGKDFQRPETPLPAQFGNAAAGDSTIGAAPWKQFFPDPALQELIGNALNSNFDLQLALKRIEAASSYVKQAKAALLPSINANAAANTSFPSKNSLNGLSLNNFLQTDHIEDYTLSLGVSWEIDIWGKIRRQKEAALAQYLQTYEAARAVQTGIVAQVANSYFNLLMLDAQLDIAKRNATLSDTIVQMIRMQKTAGEVTELAVQQAVAQQQQAEQLIPQLEQAAAIQANAIRILMGQLPGDVSRSATLDRYQVWDSLQTGVPAEVIANRPDVKASEMGLKAANANVGAAQGAMYPSLSLTANGGLNAYEIGKWFQGHSLFGTLAGNIAQPVFNQRRLRTQLEVAQNERDQAAIRFKQSVTVAVREVTDALVQLEKLQEQQTIAGSRLTTTRQAVNNARLLFRSGLANYLEVINAQGSSLQAELTQADIKRQRLTAMVDLYRSLGGGYQ from the coding sequence ATGACGCAATATTCAAAATACTTAATAGCTATACTCACGGCAGCGTCGTTTGCGGCCTGCAAAGTCGGGAAAGACTTTCAGCGGCCGGAAACCCCGCTGCCCGCGCAATTCGGCAATGCGGCGGCGGGAGACAGCACTATCGGTGCCGCCCCGTGGAAGCAGTTCTTCCCCGATCCTGCCCTGCAGGAATTGATCGGAAACGCCCTCAACAGCAATTTCGACCTGCAGCTGGCGCTCAAAAGGATCGAAGCCGCCTCTTCCTACGTGAAACAGGCCAAAGCCGCCCTTTTGCCTTCCATCAACGCGAATGCGGCCGCCAATACCTCGTTTCCTTCCAAAAACAGCCTGAACGGGTTGAGCCTCAATAACTTCCTGCAGACAGACCATATCGAGGACTATACCCTCAGCCTGGGCGTTTCATGGGAAATCGACATCTGGGGCAAAATCCGCCGGCAGAAGGAAGCCGCGCTGGCACAATACCTCCAGACGTACGAAGCGGCCCGCGCCGTACAAACGGGCATCGTGGCGCAGGTAGCCAACAGCTACTTCAACCTCCTCATGCTCGACGCGCAGCTCGACATCGCCAAACGCAACGCTACGCTGAGCGACACCATCGTGCAGATGATCCGCATGCAGAAAACGGCCGGAGAAGTAACCGAACTGGCCGTTCAGCAGGCAGTGGCCCAGCAGCAGCAGGCGGAACAGCTCATCCCGCAGCTGGAGCAGGCTGCAGCCATCCAGGCGAACGCTATCCGCATCCTCATGGGGCAATTGCCCGGTGATGTTTCGCGCAGCGCAACGCTGGACCGCTACCAGGTATGGGACAGCCTGCAAACAGGCGTTCCGGCCGAAGTGATCGCCAACCGCCCGGACGTGAAAGCCTCCGAAATGGGCCTGAAAGCCGCCAACGCTAATGTAGGCGCCGCGCAGGGGGCCATGTATCCCTCACTCAGCCTCACGGCCAACGGCGGCCTCAACGCCTATGAGATCGGGAAGTGGTTCCAGGGGCACTCGCTATTCGGTACGCTGGCCGGCAACATCGCCCAGCCGGTATTTAACCAGCGCAGGCTCCGGACCCAGCTGGAAGTTGCGCAGAACGAACGCGACCAGGCCGCCATCCGGTTTAAGCAATCGGTAACCGTGGCCGTCCGTGAGGTCACCGACGCACTGGTGCAGCTGGAAAAGCTCCAGGAGCAGCAAACCATCGCCGGATCGCGGCTCACCACCACCCGGCAGGCCGTTAACAACGCCCGGCTGCTGTTCCGCAGCGGCCTGGCCAATTACCTGGAAGTCATCAACGCCCAGGGCAGCAGCCTGCAAGCCGAACTCACACAGGCAGACATCAAACGGCAACGCCTCACCGCCATGGTTGACCTTTACCGGTCGCTCGGCGGCGGCTACCAATAA